In Oxyura jamaicensis isolate SHBP4307 breed ruddy duck chromosome 33, BPBGC_Ojam_1.0, whole genome shotgun sequence, the following are encoded in one genomic region:
- the LOC118155625 gene encoding uncharacterized protein LOC118155625, with the protein MKLRPEGCPTLLTVAGKLPGKASCDAPSPMSRRGCPAGGRRAPPKSTMEMDKIFLQLCEEVTRLQDLCAKQGKLLQKLTARKGPVLDIPMSLPIQCTEDMVTEEGERPPGSHQKCSEAPEGSAHPLVQPHAANAPGFDSRNPPSAPNGRVFDGGAGRAALAVAFGSSKAERSENMDIDTWLKNCRMLPIMNSPEEEVRACCSPREFAAPSAEAVDSFLTLLDLYKGPEALQKEDAPSESPQPAEEKAPVEIRGPMKTSWTPGWMLEDAPLGQGDVLTSEAAQTYDICQAIFPSDAAAQADYLKHVLTHMK; encoded by the exons ATGAAGCTTCGACCCGAGGGCTGCCCGACACTGCTGACAGTGGCAGGAAAACTCCCTGGAAAAGCCAG TTGCGACGCGCCGAGCCCGATGTCACGCCGCGGCTGCCCGGCCGGGGGAAGGAGAGCCCCCCCCAAGA GCACAATGGAGATGGACAAAATATTCCTGCAGCTGTGTGAGGAGGTCACCAGGCTGCAGGATCTGTGTGCAAAGCAGGGCAAGCTCCTCCAGAAGCTGACTGCCAGGAAGGGCCCTGTCCTCG ATATCCCCATGTCGCTACCGATCCAGTGCACGGAGGACATGGTCAcggaggaaggggaaaggccACCGGGCAGCCACCAGAAGTGCTCCGAGGCCCCGGAGGGCTCTGCCCACCCCCTGGTGCAGCCGCACGCTGCCAATGCGCCCGGCTTTGACAGCAGGAACCCACCGAGTGCCCCAAACGGCAGAGTCTTCGACGGTGGGGCTGGAAGAGCAGCTCTTGCTGTGGCTTttggcagcagcaaggcagagagAAGTGAGAATATGGATATAGACACGTGGCTGAAAAACTGTAGGATGCTGCCTATAATGAATAGCCCCGAGGAAGAAGTGAGAGCTTGCTGCAGCCCGCGGGAGTTTGCGGCACCAAGTGCTGAGGCTGTGGACTCCTTCCTGACCCTCTTGGACCTTTACAAAGGCCCAGAAGCCCTTCAGAAGGAAGATGCTCCCAGTGAAAGCCCTCAGCCTGCTGAAGAAAAGGCGCCGGTGGAAATCCGAGGGCCCATGAAG ACGTCCTGGACGCCAGGCTGGATGCTGGAGGATGCTCCGCTCGGGCAAGGTGACGTCCTCACCTCCGAGGCCGCTCAGACTTACGACATTTGCCAGGCAATTTTCCCCTCGGATGCAGCAGCCCAAGCAGACTATTTAAAGCACGTCTTAACCCATATGAAGTAG